The genomic window GCGGGCGGGGCTCTCGTGGGCCCGCAGGCCCAGATCGAAGCCGTCGATCGCCTCGCGGAGGTCGCGAGCGCTCGCGTCGCGGTCGGCCGCGAGGTCCGACAGGGCCGCCTCGAGACTCGAGCGCAGTCCGGAGTCGGTCGTCCGGTTGACGAAGCGCAGGTCGCGGTCGATCAGATCGGCCAGTCCCTCCACCTCGTGGGGGTTGCCGGCCTGCGTGACCAGCCCCCACTCGCGGGTCCAGCGGCCGAGTTCTTCGGCGTCGATGTCTCGGTCGATCGACCCCGCCGCGACCGCGACGTCCGGCACGCCCTCGCGGAGCCGTCGCAGTCCGGGACGGGTGCCCACCGAGAGATAGCGGGGGTTCTCGAGGCCGTCGAGCAGCCGATTGAGGGCGGGATCGTCCTCGCCGACGCCCAGCAGCGTGGGCGGTCGGACGTCCGGCGAGAACAGGCGGACCGTGACGGACTCGCCCGCCTCTACGTAGTCGGTCTCGGGGCCGACCTCGACGACGCCGTCGGCCTCGGCGAGGCTGGTCGTCGCGCCGCTGCCCTTGTCGACGGGGTAGACGAGCGGTTCGTCGTTCGAATCTTCGACCAGTCCGACCGGCATCAGCCGCATGCGGCCCTCCTCGTAGCGTTCCTCTCGAGCCATCGTCCCGGCGACGGTCGCGGCACGCGGCTCCGGCACGCCGGCGGCCTCGCGGATCGCGGGCGCGACGAAGGTCCGGAAGACCATCATCGCGGAGACGGGGTAGCCGGGGAGACCGACGTACGCCGAGTTCTGGAGGCGGCCGACGAGCATCGGCTTCCCGGGTTTGACGCTGACGCCGTGGAGGAGCAGTTCGCCCTGCTCCTCGATCACCCGGTAGATGACGTCGACCGCGCTCGCGCTGGTCGACCCCGAGGAGAGCACGAGGTCGCACTCGTCGGCGGCCTCCCGCAGGATCCGTTCCATCTCGTCCTGTTCGTCGCCCGCGTGCGGGTAGAGCACGGCCTCGCCGCCGGCGTCCTCGACGCCCGCGGCGATCGTGTAGCTGTTGACGTCGTAGATCTCGCCGCGCGCGCTCTCGAGGTCGTCGCCCGGTCGCACGAGTTCGTCGCCCGTCGAGACGATACCGACCGTCGGGCGCCCGCGGACGGGAATCTCGTCGACGCCCAGCGCCGAGAGCAGTCCGATGTCGCGAGGGGTGATCCGCGTGCCGGGGCCGAGCGCCCGTTCGCCCGCCGCGACGTCGGCGCCGGCGAACATGACGTTATCGCCGGGCGCGACCGACGTGCGCACGAGCACCTCGCTCCCCTCCGTATCGGTCCGTTCCACGGGCACCATCGCGTCCGCGCCGTCGGGCATTACCGCGCCCGTCGAAATCTCGACGGCCTGGCCGTCCTCGAGGGCCACGTCGGGTTCCTCGCCGGCGTGGACCTCGCCGACCACCTCGAGTCGCGCCGGATCCGCCTCGTCGGCGCCGAACGTGTCCCGGGCCCGGAGCGCGTAGCCGTCCAGGCTCGCCCGGTCGAACCCCGGCACGTCGAGTTCGGCGTCGAGTCGCGCCGCCAGCACCCGGCCGCGGGCCTCCTCGAGCGAGACGCGCTCGAGTCCGCCCTCGAGCGACAGCGAGTCGATCGCTGCCCGCGCCTCCGCGGGGGTCGCGAGATCGCGAAACTCCTTGCGTTCCATACCCGCAGTTGGCGGCCCGGGGGTAAAAACGTCGGTCGAACGCGGCCGTCGACTCGATCGGTCCGCGCCGAGCGACCGCCGGATCGCCGCCTCGTCGATCGCCGCCGTCCGGCTCGTGTGTCAGAATCGAGAGGGGTAGATAATGAACGATAATGGTGTACTATTGGGTGAATGTGAGGGTTTCTCTCGAGACACCTCACGATATGAAGTCATTTACTGCTCGGTCACGAACGGGTTATCGTGAGTTCTCGTCTGCGTACCCTCCCGAATCCCTTCCGCTGGCTGCTGCTCTCGGTGGGCTATCTGCTCGCTCGGCTGGACGTGATCGACCCCCAGCGCGTCGAGCGGACGACCGACCTCGCGTGGCCGCGGATCGTGACGGGGATCGCCCGGATGTCCAAGTCCGCGGCGGACGTCGCGATGGTCGGGATCGCCCTCGGACCGGCGGCGATCGCCGGCGTCGGGCTCGCGACCCCGTTCTGGGGGCTCGCCTTCGCGTTCGCCGGGGGCGTCGCCGGCGCCACGATCAGTCTGGTCTCCCAGCGCTACACCGGCGGGAGCGTCCGCGAACTCTCGCTGGCGGTGACGACCAGCGCGCTCGTCGTCGTCGCGATCATGCTCCCGCTCGGGGTCCTCTACGGAACGGTCCCCGAACGGCTGATCGGGCTCGTCGGCGACGACGCCGCCTCGATCGCGTACGGGGCCGATTACCTCCGGGTCGTCGCCCTCGGCGTCCCGTTCGCCGGGCTGAACCTCATCGGGAGCCGAACCCTCGTCGGCGCCGACGACGCGTGGACGCCGATGACCCTCCGGGCCGGCGGCGCCGTCGTCAACGTCGCGATCAACGCCGTGTTGATCTTCGTCCTGGAGATGGGCGTCGTCGGCGCGGCGATCGGGACGGTCGTCGCGAACGTCCTCGTACTGACCGCCTTCGCCGTCGGCTTCGCGACCGGTCGCCTGCCGATCATCGGCGAGTTCCCGGTCACCCTCGACCTCGGCTGGCCGCCGGCGACGGTCGACGACGTCCGCGACGTGCTCTCGATCGGGACGCCGCTGGTGTTCACCAACGGCGCCCGTCGGGCCGCCCAGTTCCCGATGCTCGCGATCGTCGCGCTGTTCGGGCCGAACGTCCTCGCGGCCTACGTCGTCGCCCGCCGCGTCCGCGACCTGATGGACACCCCCGGCTGGGGGTTCTCGCTGGCCTCGAGCAGCCTCGTCGGCCAGGAACTGGGCACCGGCGACGAGCGCTCTGCGGACACCTACGGCCGCGAAGTGCTCTGGTTCGGGACCGGCGTCTATCTGGTCAGCGCGACGATCGTCTTCGTCTTCGCCGAGCAGGTCGGCCGCGTCTTCGTCGACGATCCGTCGATCCTGCCGCTGGTGACGACGTTCATCGCCGTCGCCTGCGTCAGCGTCGTCTTCCGCGGAGTCAGCGGCGGCGCGACCGGGCCGCTGCGGGCCAGCGGCGACACCAACTGGCCGTTCTACGGGCAGGTACTGGGACTCTACGTCTTCACGATCCCCGTCGCCTTCCTCGGCGCCGTCGCCGTTCCGGTGCCGGGTCTCGAGGTCGCGACGCCGCTTGGAATCGGCGCGCTCTACGCCGCGCTGGTCCTCGAGACGCTCGTTCCCGCCGTCGTCACCTACTACCGGTTCGAGAAGGGGTCCTGGAAGGTCATCAGCCGGTCGTACCGTCCCGAGTCGGGCTCTTCGCCCGGCGATTAGTCGTCGCGGCGGATCGCCGTCTGTGGTAGTCCCCGACGGCGACTCGAGCGCGCGATCTCCACTCCAGTCCGGCACCCGCTCGATCTGTCCGACTCGCTGTCCTCGGTGATCTTTTATAAACGAACACGGATGAATGTCTTTTTCCGCTCGAGTGTCGAATCGCGTGGTATGGCTACCCATGGCTTTCAGGACGGATCCGGCACGGGCGTCTCCCTGCCCGACGCGGTGCCGTTCGATCTGCCGCACTTATCGCGACTGAGCTGGGAACTCGGATCGCGCGTGGTCGACGGCGAGGACGTCGTCCGACACAGCGAGTGGGGCCGGACGGGTCGCTCGTGGCTGCTGACGATCTTTCGGGTGACGGCGAACACCGTCGTCATGCGAGTCGAGACGCCCGTCGGCCGGGAACGGTTCTACGGCGCCGCCGAGCAGGACCTCGAGTCGGCGCTCCCGAAGCTGGAGTCGGCGCCCCGCTGGGAGCGTCTCGAGTAACGCAGGTCTTCGTCGAGGGGCTCCGCGAGCGGTAACCGCTCTGCAACCGGTGCTCGGTCAGTGAGTGTCGATTTCTCTGCGAGCGCTCGTGTCGCGTCGAAATCACTATCGCTAAGGCGACGCGCTGGGACTGCCCGAGCGTGAGCGACCTCGGCAAGATCGATCGACAGTTCTTCGACCGGCGCGTCGCGCCGAACCTCGGCGCCGACCGCGACGACGTCGCCCTCGGTCCCCGACACGGCGTCGACTTCGGCGTCCTCGAGATCGGCGGGAAAGCCCTGGTGACCGCGACCGACCCCGTCTCGATCATGCCCCAGTTGGGACTCGAGCGCGCGGCCCGATTCGCGCTCGACCTGGTGCTCGCGGACGTCGCCGTCAGCGGGATCCCGCCCTCGCATCTCTCGATCTGTTTCACGCTCCCCGAGACGATGACCGACGACGAGTTCGCGACCGTCTGGGAGACGATCCACGAGGAGTGCGTCGACCTCGGCGTGGCCGTCGTGACGGGCCACACCGCCCGCTACTCGGACCCCTCGCATCCGTGGGTCGGCGCCGCGACCGCGATGGCCGTCGGCGATCCCGACGCGATCGTCCGCCCCGACGGCGCCCGCCCGGGCGATCGGCTGCTCCTGACGACCGGGCCCGCGGTGGAGTCCGTCGGACTGCTGAGTACCCTGTTCGGCGATCAGCTCGAGGAGAGGCTGCCCACTGACGTGATCATCGACGCCCAGGACCGTCTCGAGGAGGTTTACTGCGTCCGAGACGCCCTTGCGGCGGCCGCCGCAGGGCCCGTGACGGCGATGCACGACGTGACCGAAGGGGGGCTCGCAGGCGCGCTGAACGAGATGGCCGACGGGGCGGGCGTGCGGTTTTCGGTCGACAGCGAGGCAGTGCCGATGCGCCCCGGCGTCCGGGAGGTCTGTGAGTCCCTCGAGATCGATCCCTGGGCCGCGACCAGCAGCGGGTCGTTGCTGCTGGCGGTCGATCCCGAGGGTGTAGACGACGTAATGGCGGCGCTCGAGGATCGGGACACCGTCGTTTCCGAGATTGGAGCCGTCGAAACCGGAACTGACGACGACGGCGAGGTGCTCGTCGACGGCGACCGACTCGCCCACCCCACCGTCGACCCCTCGTGGCGAGCGTACGCCGAACTGGCAGATTCGGCGAGCGAGTAGTGTGATTTCGGCCTCGAGCCGTCGTTCGTTTCCGTCCGATATTTGAGTCGTAGTCGTTCCGCCCGTTCAACGGTGGCGCGTGCGGAGCCGCAGTGAGTGACGAACGAACTGCGGCTCTACTCACGCGAGGGACGAGTGAACGACCGGAGGGAGTGAACGAATCGGTTGGGGAGGGTGTGGTACTTATTGCCTCCAGTGTGAGCAGATCGCTTCTCGTATCGAAATATACCGGTGAGCGTCCTGCCACCGTGGCTACTGGGAATTGCCACGCCCTCCCCAACCGATTCACTCGTTCACTTCGTTCACTCGTTCATCCCTCGCGTGGAATCGAGTCGCGGTTCGCTTGGCTCGCGGTTCCCGCCGGTCACCGCTCGCGTTCTCGAGGCCTCACTTCGTTCCGCCTCGCACCGCTCACCGCGACTCCGCACGCGCCATCGCAGTCCATCGGCGCGGTGGGGCGCGATGTCCCGTTCGGTGAAGGCGGTACGGGATGACGCTCGAGAGAGGGTTCGAGCGGGGGTTCGAGAGGCGAACGAGGCGAAACGAGAGCGCTCGAGTGACACTCACGATCCTCGACCATGACCGCTTTGTACAACCGGAAAATACGAGCCACACATGAGAACGCCAGCACCCGATTCGCGCCCGGTAGCCCTGACGATCGCCGGCAGCGACTCCGGCGGCGGCGCCGGGATCCAGGCCGATCTCGCGACGATGGCCGCCCACGGCGTCTTCGGCACGTCCGCGATCACGGCCGTCACGGCCCAGCACACCCGCGGCGTCGAGTCCTCGCACGTCCTGCCCGTCGAGGAGATCGAAGCCCAGATCGAGGCCGTCACCGGCGACTTCGCGGTCGGCGCGGCGAAGACCGGGATGCTCGCGACGACGCCCGTCATCCAGACCGTCGCCGAGTACGCCGGCGAGTTCGAGTTCCCGCTGGTCGTCGATCCGGTGATGGTCGCGACCTCGGGCGATCGGCTGCTCGAGGCCGAGGCCGAGCGCGCCTACGAGGAACTACTGGGCGAGGCGACGC from Haloterrigena sp. KLK7 includes these protein-coding regions:
- a CDS encoding AIR synthase family protein; protein product: MSDLGKIDRQFFDRRVAPNLGADRDDVALGPRHGVDFGVLEIGGKALVTATDPVSIMPQLGLERAARFALDLVLADVAVSGIPPSHLSICFTLPETMTDDEFATVWETIHEECVDLGVAVVTGHTARYSDPSHPWVGAATAMAVGDPDAIVRPDGARPGDRLLLTTGPAVESVGLLSTLFGDQLEERLPTDVIIDAQDRLEEVYCVRDALAAAAAGPVTAMHDVTEGGLAGALNEMADGAGVRFSVDSEAVPMRPGVREVCESLEIDPWAATSSGSLLLAVDPEGVDDVMAALEDRDTVVSEIGAVETGTDDDGEVLVDGDRLAHPTVDPSWRAYAELADSASE
- a CDS encoding MATE family efflux transporter, with protein sequence MSSRLRTLPNPFRWLLLSVGYLLARLDVIDPQRVERTTDLAWPRIVTGIARMSKSAADVAMVGIALGPAAIAGVGLATPFWGLAFAFAGGVAGATISLVSQRYTGGSVRELSLAVTTSALVVVAIMLPLGVLYGTVPERLIGLVGDDAASIAYGADYLRVVALGVPFAGLNLIGSRTLVGADDAWTPMTLRAGGAVVNVAINAVLIFVLEMGVVGAAIGTVVANVLVLTAFAVGFATGRLPIIGEFPVTLDLGWPPATVDDVRDVLSIGTPLVFTNGARRAAQFPMLAIVALFGPNVLAAYVVARRVRDLMDTPGWGFSLASSSLVGQELGTGDERSADTYGREVLWFGTGVYLVSATIVFVFAEQVGRVFVDDPSILPLVTTFIAVACVSVVFRGVSGGATGPLRASGDTNWPFYGQVLGLYVFTIPVAFLGAVAVPVPGLEVATPLGIGALYAALVLETLVPAVVTYYRFEKGSWKVISRSYRPESGSSPGD
- a CDS encoding molybdopterin biosynthesis protein; translation: MERKEFRDLATPAEARAAIDSLSLEGGLERVSLEEARGRVLAARLDAELDVPGFDRASLDGYALRARDTFGADEADPARLEVVGEVHAGEEPDVALEDGQAVEISTGAVMPDGADAMVPVERTDTEGSEVLVRTSVAPGDNVMFAGADVAAGERALGPGTRITPRDIGLLSALGVDEIPVRGRPTVGIVSTGDELVRPGDDLESARGEIYDVNSYTIAAGVEDAGGEAVLYPHAGDEQDEMERILREAADECDLVLSSGSTSASAVDVIYRVIEEQGELLLHGVSVKPGKPMLVGRLQNSAYVGLPGYPVSAMMVFRTFVAPAIREAAGVPEPRAATVAGTMAREERYEEGRMRLMPVGLVEDSNDEPLVYPVDKGSGATTSLAEADGVVEVGPETDYVEAGESVTVRLFSPDVRPPTLLGVGEDDPALNRLLDGLENPRYLSVGTRPGLRRLREGVPDVAVAAGSIDRDIDAEELGRWTREWGLVTQAGNPHEVEGLADLIDRDLRFVNRTTDSGLRSSLEAALSDLAADRDASARDLREAIDGFDLGLRAHESPARKVIAGDADVGLGLRATAERLDLGFVSVDQQPVRVLANPDRTGKESVRELAAALEREFGPEADG